CGCCCTCGCCCTCTCGCGCCACGCCACCAGCAAAATCAGCGGTTTGCGCGATTTGGAACGCGTCGCCAGCATGGGTTTTCGCGGCGAAGGGCTGGCCAGCATCGCCTCCGTCAGCCGCCTCACCCTCACCAGCCGCCAAAGCGGCGAGGGCCACGCCCGCACCATCCGCGCCGAAGACGGCAGCCTCTCCCCCGTATCCGCCGCCGCCGCGCCCGAAGGCACCACCGTCGAAGTGGCCGACCTCTTCTTCAACACCCCCGCCCGCCGCAAATTCCTCAAATCCGACAACACCGAAGCCGCCCACTGCGCCGCCATGCTCGAACGCCTCGCGCTCGCCTTCCCCGCCACCGCCTTCTCTCTCACCCGCGAGGGCAAACCCGTTTTCAAACTCCCCCCGCAAACGCTGGAAGCGCGCGCCGCCGCCATCGTCGGACACGATTTTCAGACGGCCTCCCTGCCCGTTTCCGCCCAAGCCGGCGGCATGACGCTTTACGGCCTCATTGCCAAACCCACCTTCGCCAAAGGCAAAAGCACGCAGCAATACTGCTTCGTCAACCGACGCTGCGTGCGCGACAAAGTCATCCTCCACGCCGTCAAACAAGCCTACCGCGACGTCCTCCACCACGCCCTCGTCCCCGCCTTCGTCCTCTTCCTCGATCTCCCCCCCGAAGCCGTCGATGCCAACGTCCACCCCGCCAAAACCGAAATCCGCTTCCGCGACAGCAGCGCGGTGCACCAGTTTGTCTTCCACACCCTCGACAAAGCCCTCGCCGACACCCGCGCCGACCGCACCGAAAGCATCGGCAACGCCGGCGCGCTGCTGCACCAAATCGCCGGCATCCCCGACGCAGACAGGCCGTCTGAAAACCCGCAAAACCCGTTTTCAGACGCCCCAAACGCCCCAACCGGCGGCGGCAAAACCGCCCCCGCCCCCTACGCCCGCGCCCCGCAGCAGCGCAGCCTCGGCCTCAACGAAAGCCGCCGCGCCCTCGACACCTACGCCGAACTCTACCGCCGCAGCCCGCAGGAAGACCACGAACTCGCCGCCCTCGAACACAGCCGCCGCCTCCCGCCTGAGCGGCCGTCTGAAAACCCGTCCGACAACCCGCCCGAACACCCCCTCGGCTACGCCATCGCCCAACTTTTGGGCATCTACATCCTCGCCCAGGCCGAAGACAGCCTGCTGCTCATCGACATGCACGCCGCCGCCGAACGCGTCAACTATGAAAAAATGAAACGCCAGCGCGACACCCAAGGCCGCCTCAACAGCCAAAGCCTGCTCATCCCCGTTACCTTCGCCGCCAGCCGAGAAGAAACCGCCGCCCTCGCCGAACACGCCGACAGCCTGCGCGCCTACGGCCTCGACCTCTCCGCCGTCGGCGAAAACCGCATCGCCGTGCGCGCCGTGCCGCAAATGCTCGGCACGTCCGACATCGAAAGCCTCGCCCGCGACATGCTGCGCGACTTCGCCGAACACGGCGCGTCGCAGCAAATCGAAGCGCGCGAAAACCGCCTCCTCGCTACCATGTCCTGCCACGGCTCGGTGCGCGCCGGCCGCCGCCTCACCCTGCCCGAAATGAACGCCCTGCTGCGCGACATGGAACACACCCCCCGCAGCAACCAATGCAACCACGGCCGCCCCACCTGGGTGAAACTCACCCTCAAAGAACTCGACGCCCTCTTCCTGCGCGGCCAGTAACGCAGGAGGCCGTCCGAACAGTAGGGTGGGTCTCGACCCACCGTTTGCAGACTTCCCTGCAAATACCGCCGTGCATGGAATGGTGGGTCAAGATCCACCCTACGTAAGCTGCCGTAGAGTGTGCGGCAGCCACGCACGCGGTTTCTGTCTGCCGTCGGTTTGCCCGACACCGCACGCAACCCAAACCAAAAGGCCGTCTGAAAACCGCAAAACAGCTTTTCAGACGGCCTGAAAACCCAAACGCAAACAAAGGAAAACCATGATCATCAAACACGCGCAAAGCCGCGACCGCGACATCGAAGAACTCACCGCCCTGCTCGCCCTGCCCCACGTCGGCAGCGCAACCAAGCGCAAAATCGAAAGCGAAATCCGCAAAATCCGCGCCGGCATGGCCGGAGAAAAGGAAGCCGCCTACAACATCGACTTCCACTACGGCGAACACAAAGAAAACTGGGTGGTCATCCACGACTTGCGCGTGGAATACCAAGGCAGCACCGCCCAAATCGACCACCTGCTGATCAACCGCTTTCTGGAAATCTACCTCTGCGAAAGCAAACAGTTCGGCGAAGGCGTGGCCGTCAACGAACACGGCGAATTTTCTGCCTTCTACCAAGGCCGCCCCTACGGCATCCCCTCGCCCATCGAACAAAACGAACGCCACCGCCTGCTGCTCAAACGCATGTTCGACGACGGCGAAATCGAAGTGCCCACCCGCCTCGGCCTGCGCATGAAACCCAACTTTTACAGCCTGATTCTGGTCGGCAACTCCGCACGAATCATCCGTCCGAACAATGGCAAAAACGTCAAACACCTGGACAGAATCATCAAGAACGAGCAAGTGCGCAAAAGAATCAACAAAGATACAGACGAAGTCAGCATCGTCGGAACGCTTGCCGTCGCCAAACTGATTTCCTGCGAAACCCTGCGCGACTTCGCCGAATACCTCGCCTCCTTCCACTGCCCGCCCCGCTACAACTGGAAAGCCCGCTTCGGCATCACCGACCCCGCGCCGCAGCCCGCCACACCGGCGCGGCCGCAACACCAAAGCCCGGGGCGGCAAACCGCGCAGCCGCATACCCCGCCGCCCGCCGCCGCACCCACCTGCGCCCCGCCGCCCGATCCGGCACCCGCCCCGCCACCCGCGCAAGCCGCCGCCGAACCCCGCCTGCGCCTGTTCTGCGCCGACTGCAAAAAAACCGTTACCGAAACCGTCGCCCGCTTCTGCTGGAACAACAAAAACCGCTTCCACGGCAAGTTGTACTGCTTCAACTGCCAGAAAAACCACCCGCAGCCGAAATAGCCGGCCGCCCCGTATAAAGGCAGAGGCCGTCTGAAAAGTGTTTTTTCAGACGGCCTCTGCCGCTTGGCAGGGTCTGTTGACATTCAACTTTTGCAGCGGATTTTGCGTCATAAAACGGCAGATGCAAGGCGAAAACATGAGCCAATGCCATCCATTGGCGAATGTTTTTAACGCGGCAGATGCCGGTTTAGGGCGAAAAAGCCACTGCAAAAGTTGAATGTCAACATAGCACAAGCCACGCACGCGGTTGGGGCTGTTGGGGCTGGCGGAAAATGTTGAGGCCGTCTGAACCTTGTAGGGTGGGTCTCGACCCACCGTTTGCAAACTTCCCTGTAAATGCCGCCGTGTATGCAACGGTGGGTCAAGAACCACCCTACGCAAGCTGCGTTTTTTGGAAAACGCTTTGCCGATAAGGTTTGAGGCCGTCTGAAAACCGATTTTTCAGACGGCCTCTGCCGCTTGGTAGGGTGTGGCGCAAGCCACGCACGTGGTTGGAGCGGTTGGGACTGGCGGAAAATGTTGAGGCCGTCTGAACCTTGTAGGGTGGGTCTTGACCCACCGTTTGCAAACTTCCCTGCAAATGCCGCCGTGTATGCAACGGTGGGTCAAAACCCACCCTACGCAAGCTGCGTTTTTGAAAACGCTTTGCCGATAAGGTTTGAGGCTGTCTGAAAACCGGATTTTCGGTTTTCAGACGGCCTCTCTGTTTTCGCGCCGTTCTGTTCAGGCTTCGATCGGTTCGAGTGTCAGGTTCAGTTTTTTCGCTTTCACTTCAAACAGCAGGTCGATGTTGGGGTGTTTGCCTGGGTTGGCCGCCGCGTCGGTGGTGTGTTCGGCGAAGAGGGTGAGGCCGCGTTCGGCGGATTCGGCATTCAGGCGGCCGGAGTATTCTTGGGCGAGGGCGTTGTAGAGTTTGAGCGAGCCGAGTTTGCCGGGGGCGGCGGGGATGGTGCGGACGATGTTGCCCGCCGCGTCGCGCACGTTGAGGCCGGACAGGTGGGCGATGTCGCTCATGGTTGCGAGGCTGTCTTGAAAGCTCATGGGGTTTCCTTTGGAGGCGGTTGGGAAGACGGGAGGCCGTCCCCGTCTGCACGGGGATGACGTTTCTGAAAATGCGGTTTGCGCTTTTTCAGACGGCCTCAAATGCTATTTGGTGCCAAATATTTTGTCGCCCGCGTCGCCCAGGCCGGGGATGATGTAGCCGTTTTCGTTGAGGTGGCTGTCGAGGGCGGCAGCGTATATGGTTACGTCGGGATGGGCTTCGTTCACCAGTTTCACGCCTTCGGGGGCGGCGACGAGGACGAGGGCTTTGATGTTGGGGCAGCCTTTCTTTTTTAAGAGGTCGATGGTGGCCACCATCGAGCCTCCGGTGGCGAGCATGGGGTCGATGATCAGGGCGGGACGCTGGTCCATTTTGCTGACGAGTTTTTCAAAATAGGACACGGGTTTGAGGGTTTCTTCGTCGCGTTGCAGGCCGACGACGCTGATTTTGGCGGTGGGGATGAGGTCGAGCACGCCGTCGAGCATGCCCAGGCCGGCGCGCAGGATGGGGACGACGGTGAGGGTTTTGCCTTTGATGCGCTCGCCTTGTATGGGGCCGCACCAGCCTTGCAGGGTGTAGGTTTCGGTTTCGATGTCGCGGCTGGCTTCGTAGGCCAGCAGCCGCGCCAGCTCGCCGGTGAGGGTGCGGAATTTGTAGGTGCTACAATCGGCTTCGCGCATCAGGGCGAGTTTGTGGCGGACAAGGGGGTGGTCGATGATACGGATGTTCATGGCGGATTGGTTTGAGGGTGGAAAACGGCGCGGATTATAGCGGCGCGGCGGATTTCTGTCTTGACGGAAATTGGGGAAAACCGAATAATGCGCGCCATGAAACTGAACCCGACCACGCAAAAATTCGTGCTCCACTGGGGCGAGATGGGCTCCAAATGGGGCGTAAACCGCACGGTGGCGCAAATCCACGCGCTGCTCTACATCATCGGCCGACCGATGAACGCGGAGGAAATCAGCGAAACGCTCACCGTCGCGCGCTCGAATGTGAGCAATAGCATCAGGGAGCTGCAAAGCCTGAAACTGGTGCAGACGGTGCACCAGCTGGGCGACCGGCGCGATTATTTCACCACGTCCGACGATGTGTGGGTGCTGGTGAAAACGATTGTGGAGCAACGCCAGCAGCGGGAAATCGAGCCGACGCTGCATTTTCTCAACGAGCTGATCGCCACGCCGGAATTCGCGCAGGAAAACGAGCAGGTGCAAAAACGCATCCGCGACACGCGCGAGTTTATGGACATTGCCACGGGCTGGACGCGCGAGATGATCCGGCTGCCCGCAGGCACGCTGGCGCAGGTGCTGAAACTGGGGGCGAAGGTGCAGCGGTTTTTAAGCGGGGGGCGCAAGGAGTAGGCTTGCACGGTATGAAAAAGGCCGTCTGAAAAACCAATAGAACGGGTTTTCAGACGGCCTCTTTGCCGCAGACAAATGCGGTATTGCGCATTCACATCGCCGCCGAAGCGGCCTGTTCGGGCGGCGTTTCTTTGCTTTTGCCCGCGTCTTTGCCGCCTGCGGTTTCCGGCTCGGGGATGGGGGCGGTGGCGGGTTCGGGCAGGGCGAGGTCTTTGGTGAGACGGCGGTATTCGTCGGAGCGCGAGAGCAGGACGCGGCCGGCTTCTTTGAGGTTGTTCACGTCGTGGGCGGGCAGGTAGAAGCTGGTGGGGATGTTGAGCACGCGCTCGCGCAGGCCCGATTGCGGCAGGTCGCGCAGGTTGAGGCTGACGAAATACATGTCCACCGGTTTGCTGCTGTTTTTGCCGTTTTTCACGTCGGTGTTCCATTGGTCGACGAAGGCGCGGAAGCGGCGCAGGGTTTCCTGCGAGTATTTGTCGATGGGGATGTCGATGATGGCGTTGGTTACGGCGCGCAGGCCGGGCACGGCGGCAGTTTTGTCGATGCCGTTGGCGGGATCGTTTTGCGCGTTGACGTTGATGATGACTATTTTGCGCACGCTGGTTGTTGCGCACGCGCGAGTAGAGCGACGCGCCGTAGAGGTCGCTCATGTCCAAAAGGCTGCGCAGGCCGAGGTTGTCGGTGAGGCCGCCGTCGAGCAGGTGGATGTAGGGGCGGTTTTTGCCGTCCTGGTAGTTCATGATGTTCTGCATCACCATTTCGAGGCGGGTCTGCTGTTGCAGTTTGTCGCCGCCGTTGTCGTCGGTTACGGCGTCAACCACTTGTTCGGGCAGGCGGTAGCCGCAGTTGCCGCCGTTGTTGTTGATGGTGAGCGGGGCGAACACCAGCGGCACCGCGCTGGATGCGGCCACGGCGCGGGCGATGGGCAGGTCGGAGAGGTTCAGGCACAGGGCGTCGAAATATTCCTGGGTGAATTCGAAGCGGTTGCCGGCGGACATGTCGGTGGCGGTGATGACGGCGAAGGGGCCTTTGCCGTGGCGGTGGAGGTCGCCGAAGGTGGCGTTTTTAAACAGGGTGGTTTCAAACTGTTCCTGCAACAAATCGCCGCGCCCGAACTCGGGCGAGGTGAGGCGCGGCAGGTTGGCGAAGGAGAAAATCTGTTTGGAAACCTGGCGTTGGAAGTTCTGTTTTAAAAACCGCCGCTCGAAGGCGGGGATGGTGTCTCGGCCGTGCAATGAGAAGTAGGCCGCCAGCACCGAGCCGCCCGACACGCCGTACACCAAGTCCACTGCATCAAGCATGGTCTGCTGCCGGCCGCCTTTGTAAAGCGGCTGTTTGTCCAATTCTTCCAGCACGCCGTAGCCCAAGGCGGCCGCCCGCGTGCCGCCGCCGGAAAACATCAGCACCACCAGCATGTCGTCTTCGGCGGGCTTTTTGCGGTAGGCCGTGTCCAGGCGGTAGCCCTCCGCACGGTCAACCTTGGCGATGGTGGCGACGGGCTGGTATTGGAATTTGGCGCAGGCCGACAGGGCAAGCAGCAGGGCGGGCAGCAGCAGGGCTTTGAGGCCGTCTGAAAAACGTTTGTTCATGGTGTTGTCCTTGGTTTAAGAACTTGTTTTCAGACGGCCTTTTGACACGTTGAGGCCGTCTGAAAAACACAGTGGTCTGCCGGTATTCGGCCTTGCGGCGGTGTTTTGGGCAAGAACACCGCCGCAAGGCCAATTGCCGGCAGTCCCGATATTTTTACTCCGACTGCCCGTCGGCGCGGGAGAGCCATGCGCCCAGTTGCGGATCGGACTGTTCCAACAGTTCGTAAGGTTCGGGCGGCTGTTCGGCAAGGGTGTAGCGTTTGCCGCTTTTGAGCCTTGCCCAGCGGTCTTGCTGCGGTTTGGGCGTTGCGCCGTTTTCTTCTTCAAAAATAGGGATGTAGCCTGTGGCTTTGATTTTGCGGGCGGGGAAATTGATGCTGACGGCGGTGCCGTAGCCGCCGTTGCGCATATAGCTGCTTGAATCCGCGCCGATAAGGGTGAATTTGCCGTGTTGCAGGCGGTATGTGTAGGCTGTTTGGCTGACGCTGTATGAGCCGCAGGAGAGCCAGTGGTTCATATTGAGGGTGAATGTTTGGTTTTTGACGGCAAGGCTGTTTTCGCCCAGCGGGTCTTCCAAACAGGGGGTGTCGCGGTTGTGTTCTGCGGGCAGCCATGTGGCGCGGGCGGCGGGTTGGAAGCCGTTTGCGCCGGCAAGCAATACGGTGAGGCGGCGAGGGTTGAGGTTGAGCGTCGGTGCGCCGAGGTTTTCGTTTTTGATGATTTTTTGCGGGTCCTGCGCCTGCTCGATGATGACTTTGTCGGCACGCCCGTCGCCGTTGAGGTCGCCACTGGCTTGTTGGACGGTTTTCCATGCGGGGGCGGCGAGGGTCAGGCCGGGCAGCATCAGAGCGAGAAGGATAAAGGCGGGTTTCATGAGTATGTCCTTGTGTTTGGATAACGATTGGGGTTGAGACGGCCGAAAACGGCGTTTGGCGTAACACGATGCCTTTTCAGACGGCCTCTTTGATTTGGGGATGTAGCTACTGCACCTTCTCGCCGATTTTGCCTTCCCTGCCCGCGAGCAGGTTTTGGATATTGCTCTTGTGGCGGTACAGCACCAACAGCGCGATGGCCGCCGTTACCGCCGCCCAAGAACGGTGCGGCATCAGGAAAAACGCCGCAAACGGGCTGACCAGCGTTGCCAGCAGCGCGGCCAGCGACGACACTTTGAAACCGAACGCCGCCACCAGCCACACCGCCGCGCACACCAGAGCCGTCGGCCACGACAGCGCGAGCAGCACGCCCAGCGCGGTGGCCACGCCCTTGCCGCCCTTAAAGCCGAAAAAAACAGGCCACATATGGCCGACCAGCGCAAAGAGCGCGGCCAGCGCAACGGTGATGTCGGCCAAACCCAGCGGCTCTTGCAGCAGCTTCGCCAGCAGCACCGCCGCCACACCTTTGAGCGCGTCGCCCAAAAGCGTGAGCACCGCCGCCGTTTTGCGGCCGCTGCGCAAAACATTGGTCGCCCCCGGATTGCCCGAGCCGTAAGTGCGCGGGTCGGCCATCCCCAGCCCTTTGGACACGATGACGGCAAACGACAGCGACCCGATCAGATAGGCCGCCGCAACAATCAGGAAATCAAACATAATCCGTCCGCATTGCTTTAAAATCCGCCGCATTCTATCCGAAAACGGAGTGCGACAAAATGGACAAAATCTTTCTGCACGGCATGAAGGCCGAAACCCTGATCGGCGTATACGAATGGGAGCGCAAACAGCCGCAAACCCTCGTCATCGACCTTGACATCGGCCTGCCGCCGCGCAGGGGCAGCGACGACATCGCCGACACGGTGCACTACGCCGAAGTGTGCCAGGCCGTGCGCGACAGCCTGCGCCGCCAGGACTTCTTCCTTTTGGAAACGCTGGCCGAACACATCGCCGCGCTGGTGCTCGACGGCTTTGCCGCCGTGTGGGTGAAAGTGCGGCTGGTCAAACCCGGCATCCTGCCCGACGTGCGCGAAACCGGCGTGGAAATCGAACGCGAAAAGGCCGTCTGAAAACAAGCCGCTCCGCCACCGCCGCCGCGCGGCGTTTTCCGCTTTTCAGACGGCCTCTCCTTTTGGCGTACACACAATACGCCGATGTATAGTTTGCGTAAAAAACAGGCAGTTTTTCGCGTTTGTGTATTGTTTTTCCCACAATTTTCCGTAAAAAACCGTTTGCCCCGCCTAATGCTTGACGCTGCCGCTTAACAAAGGTAAAAAGACGGTTAAGCCGATTGGGGCAGTTACTCTAAAACGATAACAGCGTCTTACCGTAAACCCGAAAGGCTTGGTTTGATTAATTTTTTATGGAAAGTAGTAGATTTATGGCAACCGGTACAGTCAAATGGTTTAACGACGCAAAAGGTTTTGGTTTCATCACCCCCGACGAAGGCGGCGACGATCTGTTCGCACACTTCTCCGCCATCAACATGGACGGTTTCAAAACCCTGAAAGAAGGCCAAAAGGTCTCCTTCGACGTAACCAGCGGCCCCAAAGGCCTGCAAGCCGCCAACATCCAGGCAGCGTAAACAGATAGCCGGCTTGACCGGTTGGAAACACGGCGGGTTTTGCACCCGCCGTTTCTTTGGCAAAAAAAGGGAAAACATGTCCGACTACCAAACCGCGCAACGGCAGCTCGCCGAAATGATCGAATATCTGCGCACCCACCAGTCCGCCGACTGCGCCGCCGCCGAAAAAGAAGACGACGACCTCGTGCGCCTCAGCCTGCAACAACGCATCCTCACCCCGTCCGACAGCGTAACCATCGAACGCATCGGCGCGTATTACGAAAAATTTTTCACTGGGCGCAGCAGATAAAACACCGAAAGAGGCCGTCTGAAAACCATAACACGTTTTTCAGACGGCCTTTCTTCTTTATTGGCGATAGGGCAAAACATATTGCACATAACACCGCTGCCCTACCCTACCCGCCGCACCGCCAAAATCCCATTCGGCCGCACGCAAAAAAGCCCGGAAACCATTCCGGGCTTTGTGCTTTCAGGCTGTTCAACCGCCGATACGCGCCAGCAGCTCTTTCGATTTGGCTTGGATTTCGCCGTGCGATTCGTCGATCAGCTCGTACAGCGTTTCGCGTGCCGCGTCGGGGTCGCCGATTTCGATGTACATTTCCGCCAGCTCGTATTTGGCTTCCAGCGGGGCGGTCATGCCGACGGATTCGGAAACGAAAGCCGGTTTGCTGTCGCCGCCCTCGTCTGCCGCTTCGAGGCTGCCCCAGTCGATGTTTAAATCATCGGCAGTATCGAGCTGGGTGTCGTCGAAGGTAACGCTGCTGGTGAGATCGACATCGGAATCGTCTCCCTGCCAGCCGGCCGGCTCAGGCTGCTGCGGCGCGGGTTCGGGCTGCGCGGCGGCGGCAAACGGATCGGCCAAAGGTTCGGCTTCGGCAAAACCGGTCGGCGCGGTCGAGGCCGTCTGAACCTGCGGGATTTCTTCCTGCACGGCAGGAATCTCGAATGCGGGAATTTCCGGTGTTTCCACCGCCGGTGTTCCAAAGGAAACCACCGTTTCGGCTTCCGGCTCTTGAACAAAGGCATCCGCCAGTTCGATTTTCGCCGCATCTTCCTCTGCCGCAGGCAGATCAAACGGCGGCAATCCGGCATCTGCCTGTACGGCTGCCGTTTCTGCCGAAGCCGCTTTTTCTTCAACGGCTTTGGGAATGTCGGCGGCAAAGGCGTCGGCGGTAAATTCCAAAGGCGGCTCGACAACTTCTTCGCCTTGGAAAAATTCCGGCTGTTTGGCGGCAGGCGCGGGAATTTCTTCGGCCACAGGGGCGGCAGGCTCGAAATCAAAATCCAGCGGGGCTTTGGTTTCGACAGAGGCCGTCTGAATTTCCGCCGCAGATATCGTCTGCGCTGCGGCTGACGGAGTTTCTTCAAGCGCAGGTTCGGCAAACGGCTCGAATGCCAGCGGGGCTTCGCTGTCGTCAAAAACGGGGGCGGTTTCTTTGGGCGCGGGTGCACTGGTTTCCTGTGCGGGTGTTTCAGCAACAGGCGTGAAATCGAAATCCGGCAGGGTTTCGCGTTCGGCTTCTGCGGCGGCAGAGGCCGTCTGAATTTGTGCTGCGGGCTCGGCTGCGGCTTCTTGGAAAGGCGCGGCCGCAATATCGTCTTGCGCCCACGAAAGCGGCTCGGGCTCGGGCGACGGTGCGGCAGGCGTTGCCGATAAGGGTTCTGCTACGGGTTTTGAAGGTTCGGCAGCTTTGGGTTCGGCAGATGCTGCACTGCTCGCCCAAGAAACGACCGGCTCGGGTTCAGCGGGACGCGCCGCTTTTTCTGCCGCGCGCTGTTTCTCGTGCAATGAGAAGGCATCGCCGGTCGCCCACGAAGAAACCGCTTCTTCCTCATGCGCGGGCGCGGCGGGTTTCGCCGCAGCAGGCTGCGGTTTGACGGGGGCGGGTTCGTCCGGCTCGAAAATGCTTTCGGTGGACTCGATGCTGTCCCAGTCGGCGTTTTGGCGGCGGCGGGTTTCTTCGTCGTCGGTTACCGCGCTGCTGGCAATACCGGCCTGCGGAATGTCGAGCGTGCTCAAATCGAGGTCGAACGACGCGTTGTCCGCCGCAGCAGCAGCTGTGTCAACCGAATTGAAAAACACCACGTCGTCTTCGAGATCACTGTCGTCCAAACCGTCCTGCACCTGCACGCTGTCGGCTTGGCCTTTGGTAATCGGGGCTTTGGGGTGCTCGGGCTTGGCGATGGGCTGGTGCAGGCGGATGCCTTCCTGCTCGTCAAAAGGCGTTTCGCCGCCGTCGGTTTCCGGTGCGGGTTTGCGACCCAGCTTGCCTTCGCGTACCAGTTTGAACACCAAAAAGGCGATGGTCAGACCCAATCCGCCTGCCAGCAGCCATTTCCACAGCGAGCCGTCGGATTCTTCCTCAGCGGCGGGCTGCTGCTCCGCTTTCGGTGCGCTTGGCGCGGGCGGCGGGGCTTCGGCTTCTGCGGATGCGGGCTGCTGCTCAGCCGCGTCCTGCCCAGCCTGCCCGTCATCGGTTTGCGGCGGGGTGTTTTCTTGTTCCTGCGCGGTTTGGGGCTTTTCCGCTTCGGGGACGGGGGACTGCTGTGCGGCGGCCGGTTTGTTGTCCGCCGCGCTGTCTGCCGCTTCGGGGGAAGCGTCGGACGGGGATTTGAACGAAGCGGGCAGGGTCAGGGTAATGCCGGAGAACAGGCGGTTGGGATTGCCGCCGAGTTTTTTCGGATTGGCCTTGATGAGGGCACGCACGGCCTGGTCGGCGGTCATGTTGTCGGGACGCAGCTTGTCGGCGATGATGAACAGGGTTTCGTCCGGCTGTACGGTGTAGAGCCTTTTTCCCTGCTGCCTGTTTTGCGCCTGCCGCTCTTTTTCGGCTTTGGCCTTGGCTTCGCGTTCCAAACGCGCGGCTTCTTCCTGTTCGGCGCGGGCGGCTTTGGCCAGGCGTTCGGCTTCTTTTTTCTTTTCGAGGGCTTCTTTTTCCAGCCGCGCGGCTTCTTCCTTGGCGGCCTTGTCTTTTTTCGCCTGCTCGGCCTTATCCTGTTTTTCCTGCCCGGCTTTGTCCTGTTTGGCCGCGTTTTCTTTCTTCTCCGCCGCCAGCGCGGCTTTCGCTTTCGCGCTCGACGGGTCGATGACTGCGGTGTACTGGCGCGACTGGCCTTTCACGCCCATCTGGAAAACGATGACCGGATCTTTGATGGCCGCAGCGGAACTCAGGCTGACCAGCGCGTCGTCGCCGGATTTGCGGACAGTGGCTTTCAGACGGCCATCTGAAAATGTGGGCTTGGTGCCTTTCAATAATTCCTTCGCTTCTTTTCCGGTAACTTTCACGGTGGCGGAAAAGGGCTCGCCCAAACTGGAATTGACGCGCAAACCGCCAAGCGCGGCCATGCTTCCCGACGAGGCCAACAACGATACGGACAACGCTATCAGCTTGATTTTACTGTTCGCTTTCAAAATTAATCCCTCTGACTGACTGCGGCGCAATCCTGCCGCAAGGCTTTTACAGCCGCGTATCATATCTTTTCTTGCCCCGCATTGCCAAATTTAACGGCTTTTGAATCAGATTTGACGCTTTTTAATGTTGCTATCACGCGATTACACGTTTTGCGCCGCCACCCGCCGCCGCTGTTTTTCAGACGGCCTGCCGTATGGTTTGCGCGGAGTATGCGGGCGGCTTATTTGCTTTGTTTTGTAAAGAAAGACGACGGAAACAGGTGCAAAAAAAGGCCGGGGGCTGTATGATGGCGGTTTTCATTTGAAGACGCACCGCATGAAAGCAGCAAGCGACCTGATAGCCGTCATCCTGTTTTTCCTGACCTACATCATCACCAAAAACATCATTCTGGCCACGTCCGTCGCCATCGTTGCAGGCTTGGCGCAGGCGGCGTTTTTGTGGTGGAAATACAGGAAACTGGAAACCATGCAGTGGGTTTCGCTGCTGCTGATAGTCGTCTTCGGCGGCGCAACCGTGCTCACGGGCGACCGCACCTTCATTATGTGGAAACCCACCCTGCTCTTTTGGGCGGGCGCGCTGGCGATGCTTGTCGGCAGCCTGATGAAGAAAAACGGCCTGCGTGCCGTGCTGGGCAAAGAAATCGAGCTGCCCGAACACATGTGGAAAAGGCTTACCGCCGCCTGGATTGTGTTTCTCGCCGTGATGGGCGCAATCAATCTGGCCGTGGCCTACCCCTTTACCGCCGAACGCGAAGCCGTATGGAACAACTACAAATTCTTCGGCTCCACCGCGCTGATGTTTCTTTTCTTTCTGGCGCAGGGCATCTACCTGAGCCGCCACCTCAACAAGGAACCGCAAAATGACTGAACAATACTACATGCTGCTGGCCACCGACGGCGAAGGCGTGCACGAAACGCGC
The window above is part of the Neisseria bacilliformis genome. Proteins encoded here:
- a CDS encoding cold-shock protein, yielding MATGTVKWFNDAKGFGFITPDEGGDDLFAHFSAINMDGFKTLKEGQKVSFDVTSGPKGLQAANIQAA
- a CDS encoding FimV/HubP family polar landmark protein, which produces MKANSKIKLIALSVSLLASSGSMAALGGLRVNSSLGEPFSATVKVTGKEAKELLKGTKPTFSDGRLKATVRKSGDDALVSLSSAAAIKDPVIVFQMGVKGQSRQYTAVIDPSSAKAKAALAAEKKENAAKQDKAGQEKQDKAEQAKKDKAAKEEAARLEKEALEKKKEAERLAKAARAEQEEAARLEREAKAKAEKERQAQNRQQGKRLYTVQPDETLFIIADKLRPDNMTADQAVRALIKANPKKLGGNPNRLFSGITLTLPASFKSPSDASPEAADSAADNKPAAAQQSPVPEAEKPQTAQEQENTPPQTDDGQAGQDAAEQQPASAEAEAPPPAPSAPKAEQQPAAEEESDGSLWKWLLAGGLGLTIAFLVFKLVREGKLGRKPAPETDGGETPFDEQEGIRLHQPIAKPEHPKAPITKGQADSVQVQDGLDDSDLEDDVVFFNSVDTAAAAADNASFDLDLSTLDIPQAGIASSAVTDDEETRRRQNADWDSIESTESIFEPDEPAPVKPQPAAAKPAAPAHEEEAVSSWATGDAFSLHEKQRAAEKAARPAEPEPVVSWASSAASAEPKAAEPSKPVAEPLSATPAAPSPEPEPLSWAQDDIAAAPFQEAAAEPAAQIQTASAAAEAERETLPDFDFTPVAETPAQETSAPAPKETAPVFDDSEAPLAFEPFAEPALEETPSAAAQTISAAEIQTASVETKAPLDFDFEPAAPVAEEIPAPAAKQPEFFQGEEVVEPPLEFTADAFAADIPKAVEEKAASAETAAVQADAGLPPFDLPAAEEDAAKIELADAFVQEPEAETVVSFGTPAVETPEIPAFEIPAVQEEIPQVQTASTAPTGFAEAEPLADPFAAAAQPEPAPQQPEPAGWQGDDSDVDLTSSVTFDDTQLDTADDLNIDWGSLEAADEGGDSKPAFVSESVGMTAPLEAKYELAEMYIEIGDPDAARETLYELIDESHGEIQAKSKELLARIGG
- a CDS encoding septation protein A translates to MKAASDLIAVILFFLTYIITKNIILATSVAIVAGLAQAAFLWWKYRKLETMQWVSLLLIVVFGGATVLTGDRTFIMWKPTLLFWAGALAMLVGSLMKKNGLRAVLGKEIELPEHMWKRLTAAWIVFLAVMGAINLAVAYPFTAEREAVWNNYKFFGSTALMFLFFLAQGIYLSRHLNKEPQND